The following proteins come from a genomic window of Bacillus sp. Marseille-P3661:
- a CDS encoding RIO1 family regulatory kinase/ATPase domain-containing protein, which yields MEDIKSILAAAEKNVEKIEELFASYPFLGKGNQGFVYKISPDKCVKVYKRPEDTLTESAALKALQGATIIPKLYEVGANYIIMEYIEGRQVKQYLLSEGVITKDLTEKILLVLKEMKRLKIPRVDVRLKNMILTTSNEIKVIDHVNSFKKSNTIPVLLMNGLRKQGLLPSFLEHVKELDPESYEQWKDAAQELMDKK from the coding sequence TTGGAGGATATTAAATCGATACTTGCTGCAGCCGAAAAAAATGTAGAAAAGATCGAAGAATTATTTGCTTCCTACCCTTTCCTTGGCAAGGGAAACCAGGGCTTTGTATATAAAATTTCGCCTGATAAGTGCGTAAAAGTTTATAAACGTCCGGAAGATACTCTCACCGAGAGCGCAGCATTGAAAGCGTTGCAGGGTGCGACTATTATTCCCAAGCTTTACGAAGTAGGAGCCAACTATATTATTATGGAATATATAGAGGGTAGGCAGGTAAAACAGTATCTTCTATCAGAAGGTGTCATAACCAAAGATCTTACGGAAAAAATTTTACTTGTGCTTAAAGAAATGAAACGATTAAAGATTCCTCGCGTAGATGTACGTTTAAAGAACATGATACTAACAACTTCGAATGAAATTAAAGTCATTGACCATGTAAACTCATTTAAAAAAAGCAACACCATACCTGTATTGCTAATGAATGGCTTAAGAAAACAGGGGTTATTACCTTCGTTTTTGGAGCATGTAAAGGAATTGGATCCAGAATCGTACGAGCAATGGAAAGATGCTGCACAAGAATTAATGGACAAAAAGTAA
- a CDS encoding HipA family kinase, which produces MEKDIGLTKQPIYPVQYVQAVTGGTAHVILCSDGNQYVMKMNTVSKRPKEMVNEYVFGKLAKLLSLPVIPFELIQLNEEFIKSTPALYANKPNYDPRLRYGSLVIENSIVFADKLETPPSKQEIINRNMLAGMIIFDQWVYNSNRSINNLLLQHTDKGGYYVHMINHDRCFPGGYRWNAKTIGSQKPEYRMLNQVYRWCYSMLDDDKLLVKFAERIKALPNEWIYEVIVSIPDEWEVTSEERETLYQYLIKEKVRMPKVASLFRKVIPLASTLNI; this is translated from the coding sequence ATGGAAAAAGATATAGGACTAACAAAACAGCCGATATATCCGGTTCAGTACGTACAAGCAGTAACGGGGGGAACCGCCCATGTCATTCTCTGCAGTGACGGAAATCAATATGTAATGAAAATGAATACGGTCAGCAAGCGGCCTAAAGAAATGGTTAATGAGTATGTGTTTGGTAAGTTAGCTAAGCTCCTTTCACTGCCGGTAATCCCCTTTGAGCTAATTCAGCTCAATGAAGAATTTATTAAAAGTACCCCAGCGTTATATGCTAACAAACCTAATTATGACCCCAGATTACGATATGGCAGTTTAGTTATTGAAAATAGCATTGTATTTGCTGATAAATTAGAAACTCCACCCTCGAAACAAGAAATCATCAACCGGAATATGCTTGCTGGAATGATCATATTCGATCAATGGGTTTATAATTCAAACCGGAGTATCAATAACTTACTGCTGCAACATACTGATAAAGGGGGTTATTATGTTCATATGATTAATCACGATCGTTGTTTTCCAGGGGGGTACAGGTGGAACGCAAAAACAATTGGCAGCCAAAAGCCTGAATATCGGATGCTTAATCAAGTGTATCGTTGGTGCTACTCCATGCTCGATGATGATAAACTGCTTGTAAAATTTGCGGAAAGAATTAAAGCTTTGCCGAATGAGTGGATATACGAAGTGATTGTATCCATCCCTGACGAATGGGAAGTAACGAGTGAGGAGCGCGAAACACTTTATCAATACTTAATTAAAGAAAAAGTACGGATGCCAAAAGTCGCTTCGCTCTTTAGGAAGGTCATTCCTCTTGCAAGCACCCTTAACATCTAA
- a CDS encoding kinase gives MEDLNSLLEAIGRFEGMSFRKIDFEKLTHYPLVGRGAQGAVFKIAPDRVVKVYKHQEDVETESEVLKAAQESTIVPKLYEIGPKYVIMEYIEGPSLDQYLEANTVMTEELSAKIFFLLKEMKRLNFTRLDARLRHILLSKQGDLKIVDHVNSFIKQSSQPKLMMKELDQLGLLSTFLEHVKKFDPESYNDWAGAVQEIREKSLKELKKDSKKKSKDN, from the coding sequence ATGGAAGACTTAAATTCTCTCCTCGAAGCGATTGGAAGATTTGAAGGAATGAGTTTTAGAAAAATAGATTTTGAAAAACTGACACACTATCCACTAGTTGGAAGAGGAGCGCAAGGAGCTGTTTTTAAAATTGCTCCAGATCGGGTTGTGAAAGTTTACAAGCATCAAGAAGATGTTGAAACCGAGAGTGAAGTGTTAAAAGCTGCTCAAGAATCGACTATTGTGCCCAAGCTTTATGAAATTGGTCCTAAATATGTGATTATGGAGTATATCGAAGGGCCATCACTAGATCAGTATCTGGAAGCGAATACTGTCATGACAGAAGAGCTTTCGGCCAAAATTTTCTTTTTGCTAAAAGAAATGAAACGGCTAAATTTTACCCGATTGGATGCGCGTCTGCGCCACATCCTCTTATCTAAACAAGGGGATTTAAAGATTGTTGATCATGTGAACTCTTTTATTAAACAATCATCACAACCTAAGTTAATGATGAAAGAATTAGATCAATTGGGCCTACTTTCAACGTTTCTAGAGCATGTAAAAAAATTCGATCCAGAATCCTATAATGACTGGGCCGGGGCGGTGCAAGAAATAAGGGAAAAATCATTGAAAGAATTGAAGAAGGATTCTAAGAAAAAATCAAAGGATAATTGA
- a CDS encoding HipA family kinase gives MDQNQNIRRPLYPVKYVQAIKERGPHVFLFNDGKKYVVKWKSDSSRKKEVVNEYVVSKLASLLSLPVIPYELVYIPKDFIEKTSQLNSSTVEYRPGYHFGCLFIENSSVFADIANAPPSKLKIKNREELTGMILFDQWVYNSDRNINNLLLEHLGDGGYVAYMIDHGRCFPGRYKWSTQTLCQKPEYRVFNYVYQWCFSLLDNPDSFISFAQKIQSLPDELIRQVIQSIPDDWEVSDEEKEALFQYLIRQKHHLPNVATFFRKVIPMMDDITM, from the coding sequence ATGGACCAAAATCAAAATATCAGAAGACCTCTATATCCAGTTAAGTATGTACAAGCCATAAAAGAAAGAGGCCCCCATGTTTTCCTTTTTAACGATGGTAAAAAATATGTAGTAAAATGGAAATCAGACTCCAGTAGAAAAAAGGAAGTAGTGAATGAATATGTTGTCAGCAAGTTGGCAAGTCTTCTATCACTACCCGTCATTCCATATGAGCTTGTTTATATTCCTAAGGACTTTATAGAAAAAACGTCACAATTAAATTCATCAACAGTCGAATATCGTCCCGGATACCATTTCGGTTGTTTATTTATAGAGAATTCTAGTGTATTTGCTGATATTGCAAATGCCCCCCCTTCCAAGCTGAAAATAAAAAATCGCGAAGAACTTACTGGGATGATTCTATTCGACCAGTGGGTTTATAACTCTGATCGGAATATAAATAATTTACTTCTAGAACACCTCGGAGATGGCGGCTATGTTGCATATATGATAGATCATGGAAGATGTTTTCCCGGCCGTTATAAATGGTCTACGCAAACACTTTGCCAGAAACCTGAATATAGGGTTTTCAATTATGTCTATCAATGGTGCTTTTCTCTGCTTGATAATCCAGATTCTTTTATCTCTTTTGCACAAAAAATCCAATCATTACCAGACGAATTAATTCGTCAAGTCATCCAATCAATCCCCGATGATTGGGAAGTTTCTGATGAAGAGAAAGAAGCGCTGTTCCAATATCTTATCCGCCAAAAACATCATTTACCGAATGTCGCGACATTTTTCCGTAAGGTTATCCCAATGATGGATGATATCACAATGTAA
- the recQ gene encoding DNA helicase RecQ encodes MLEQAKHTLKTYFGYSSFRIGQEDIISRVLGHQDTLGILPTGGGKSLCYQIPALLVDGLTIVISPLISLMKDQVDQLQQLGIPATFINSSLDAIEMDERISGIRNGDYKLIYIAPERLEAQGFRNMLKTLPISIIAVDEAHCISQWGHDFRPSYRYIYKICDLPEKPTVIALTATATPNVIADIQELLHIDDQNTIVTGFKRENLTFSVMKGQDKRRFIQSYVKEHSTQSGIIYAATRKEVDQLHEFLQQNGVKAGKYHAGLGEQQREDMQNQFLYDQVTIMVATNAFGMGIDKSNVRFVIHYNLPRTMESYYQEAGRAGRDGEHSECILLFTPYDIQIQKFLIEQSLMDETAKKAEYEKLQKMTDYCHTELCLQRYIVEYFGDTYDQEQCGKCQNCTDNRETVDITTEAQMIFSCIRRMNERFGKTIVAQVLKGSKGKRIIELGLNHLPTYGLLKHKTEKDIASVIDFLIAEGYCKLTNSQYPVVMLTPNVIPVLKGELKVFKKEQVVTKHIQEDNALFEVLRNLRKEIADREGIPPYIVFSDSTLRDMCEKCPTDETSMLTVKGVAQTKFERYGVDFLKTIQQYLNENGQTITTNVVSSSTSSPVKSDEKPSYFQTYELFQAGMDIANIAEERGLSRSTVESHLLRAIEEGLTINIERLINPEHEKLIIEKAKELKLTKLKELKNALPEEFDYFEIRLVLQNSF; translated from the coding sequence ATGCTAGAACAAGCGAAACACACGTTAAAAACATACTTTGGTTATTCTTCCTTTAGAATTGGGCAAGAAGATATTATTTCGAGAGTTCTCGGGCATCAAGATACATTAGGGATCCTGCCAACAGGAGGAGGAAAGTCTCTATGTTATCAAATTCCGGCCTTGTTAGTTGACGGACTTACAATTGTTATTTCGCCGCTGATCTCACTGATGAAGGATCAAGTTGACCAGCTCCAGCAATTAGGGATTCCGGCAACGTTTATAAATAGTAGTTTAGATGCGATTGAAATGGATGAAAGAATTTCAGGAATCAGGAATGGTGATTATAAGCTTATATATATTGCACCAGAACGGCTAGAGGCTCAGGGTTTCCGAAATATGCTTAAAACCCTACCAATCTCTATCATAGCCGTGGATGAAGCGCATTGTATTTCTCAGTGGGGACACGATTTTCGGCCAAGTTACCGTTATATTTATAAGATTTGCGATCTGCCGGAAAAACCGACTGTTATCGCGCTAACAGCAACGGCGACACCCAATGTTATTGCAGATATTCAGGAGCTTTTACATATTGACGATCAAAATACAATCGTAACAGGCTTCAAGCGAGAAAATCTTACTTTTTCGGTGATGAAAGGTCAAGACAAACGACGATTTATTCAAAGCTACGTGAAAGAACATAGCACCCAATCTGGAATTATTTACGCAGCGACCCGCAAAGAAGTTGATCAGCTTCATGAATTTTTACAACAAAATGGGGTAAAAGCAGGTAAGTATCATGCAGGCCTTGGTGAACAACAGCGCGAAGACATGCAGAATCAATTTTTATATGACCAAGTCACTATTATGGTCGCGACTAATGCCTTTGGGATGGGTATCGACAAATCGAACGTCCGCTTTGTTATTCATTATAATTTACCGCGAACAATGGAATCGTATTATCAGGAAGCTGGTCGTGCAGGCCGTGATGGGGAACATAGTGAATGTATATTGCTGTTTACGCCGTATGATATCCAAATTCAAAAATTTTTAATTGAGCAATCCTTAATGGATGAAACAGCCAAAAAGGCGGAATATGAGAAACTGCAGAAAATGACGGATTACTGTCACACTGAATTATGTCTTCAGCGTTATATTGTGGAGTATTTTGGTGATACATATGATCAGGAGCAGTGCGGGAAATGTCAAAATTGTACAGACAACCGTGAAACAGTCGATATTACGACCGAGGCGCAGATGATTTTTTCGTGTATTCGACGGATGAATGAGCGTTTCGGAAAAACAATTGTGGCCCAGGTGTTAAAGGGCTCAAAAGGAAAGCGAATCATCGAGTTAGGCTTGAACCACTTGCCTACCTATGGTTTGCTAAAACATAAAACAGAAAAAGACATTGCAAGTGTGATAGATTTTCTTATTGCTGAAGGCTATTGCAAGCTAACGAATAGTCAATATCCTGTTGTGATGCTTACCCCGAATGTTATACCAGTTTTAAAAGGGGAGTTAAAAGTTTTCAAAAAAGAACAGGTTGTAACTAAGCATATTCAAGAAGACAATGCATTATTCGAAGTGTTAAGGAACTTGCGAAAAGAAATTGCCGATCGAGAAGGGATTCCGCCATATATAGTGTTTTCGGATAGTACATTGCGTGATATGTGTGAAAAATGCCCGACGGATGAAACGTCTATGCTCACTGTCAAAGGAGTTGCGCAAACAAAGTTCGAAAGATATGGAGTGGACTTCTTAAAGACAATTCAACAGTATTTAAATGAAAATGGACAAACTATCACGACTAACGTTGTTTCGAGTTCTACAAGTTCACCTGTTAAAAGTGATGAAAAACCGAGCTATTTTCAAACGTACGAACTGTTTCAAGCGGGTATGGACATCGCTAACATTGCCGAAGAACGCGGGTTGTCTCGCAGCACCGTTGAAAGCCACCTGTTACGAGCAATTGAAGAAGGACTTACTATAAATATAGAAAGATTAATAAATCCTGAGCATGAAAAATTGATCATTGAAAAAGCAAAGGAATTGAAATTAACAAAACTGAAAGAACTAAAAAATGCACTTCCAGAGGAATTTGATTATTTTGAAATCCGACTAGTTTTACAAAACTCCTTTTAA
- a CDS encoding VOC family protein — MISQVGQIMLYVNNQDEAVDFWTEKVGFSVISEENNGQGMRWIEIAPNKDVETSIVLHNKEIVASMSPELNLDTPSLMFFTDNIEKLHHELSNKNITVGEIVDMPSGRVFNFADNEDNYFAVMEKNK, encoded by the coding sequence ATGATTAGTCAAGTAGGACAAATTATGTTATATGTTAATAACCAAGATGAGGCAGTGGATTTTTGGACAGAAAAAGTAGGATTTAGTGTCATTTCAGAGGAAAACAACGGTCAAGGAATGAGATGGATTGAAATAGCGCCTAATAAAGATGTAGAAACAAGCATCGTTCTACATAACAAGGAAATAGTTGCAAGCATGTCTCCAGAATTAAACCTTGATACCCCTTCATTAATGTTTTTTACGGACAATATTGAAAAATTGCATCATGAGTTATCCAATAAAAATATCACTGTTGGGGAAATTGTAGATATGCCTTCAGGCAGGGTATTCAACTTTGCAGATAACGAAGATAATTATTTTGCCGTTATGGAAAAAAATAAATAG
- a CDS encoding DUF4830 domain-containing protein, with translation MKIRMLLSIVIGLLLTAGCGQKSYNEQQELFLANNGWSIKKLMEVETYMLDIPNEMLSNYEASGITFLEDYLGKEVTECLFVLKEKDRNGENLKAVVFETEEEIIGGYGILPSWTPGLFNLGDKERLINEQMIKQ, from the coding sequence GTGAAAATAAGGATGTTACTATCCATTGTAATTGGTTTATTATTAACTGCTGGTTGTGGTCAAAAAAGCTACAATGAACAACAAGAATTATTTTTAGCAAATAACGGATGGAGTATTAAAAAGTTAATGGAAGTCGAAACCTACATGTTAGATATACCTAATGAGATGTTAAGTAATTACGAGGCGAGTGGGATTACATTTTTGGAAGATTATCTTGGAAAAGAAGTTACAGAATGTCTATTCGTCTTAAAAGAAAAAGATAGAAATGGTGAGAATTTAAAAGCAGTCGTTTTTGAAACGGAAGAAGAGATTATAGGAGGTTATGGGATACTACCTAGTTGGACCCCCGGACTATTTAATTTGGGGGATAAAGAACGGTTAATTAATGAACAGATGATTAAGCAATAA
- a CDS encoding nitroreductase family protein, translating to MDYNAFKEIVLNRRSVRKYTDQEVHIEDIRELIDCARYAPSDTNSQTWEFIVIKNKQKIKDIEEMTWDALHQKAALAEEKGFKKEGKLLARSFGPYATAFSDAPVLIVCLATPYQSKFREKIFEPIQLVPDSVWEEEGIKSSCLAAQNLMLAAHAKGLATCPMTGPVLLASEQLKEYLNVEDEKQINMVIALGYPKDSPKRLARKDIDEITRIIE from the coding sequence ATGGATTATAATGCTTTTAAAGAAATCGTTTTAAATCGACGCAGTGTTCGAAAATATACGGATCAAGAGGTACATATAGAAGATATTAGAGAATTGATTGATTGTGCACGCTATGCACCAAGTGATACAAATTCACAAACTTGGGAATTTATCGTGATCAAAAACAAACAGAAAATCAAAGATATCGAAGAAATGACCTGGGACGCTTTACACCAAAAAGCAGCATTGGCAGAAGAAAAAGGGTTTAAAAAAGAAGGTAAGTTGCTTGCACGTTCATTTGGACCTTATGCGACAGCATTCAGCGATGCACCGGTTCTTATCGTTTGTTTAGCTACCCCGTATCAATCAAAATTCCGTGAAAAAATCTTTGAACCAATTCAATTAGTACCCGATTCAGTTTGGGAGGAAGAAGGAATTAAGAGCAGCTGTTTAGCCGCACAAAACCTTATGCTTGCTGCCCATGCAAAAGGATTGGCTACTTGCCCAATGACAGGGCCTGTACTGCTTGCTTCCGAGCAACTGAAAGAATACTTAAATGTCGAAGACGAAAAACAAATCAATATGGTAATCGCCCTTGGCTATCCAAAGGATTCACCAAAACGATTAGCACGAAAAGATATCGACGAGATTACTCGAATTATTGAATAA
- a CDS encoding aldo/keto reductase, with product MQYKRLGNTGLEVSTLCLGTMAFGRWIDEEESGTIINTALDNGINFIDTANFYGKGQDADFVHGTGASEEIIGRALKGKRDQVVLATKVGLPMGTGRNHSGLSRTHIMREVENSLSRLQTDYIDLYQIHRFDPNTPLEETLRALDDIVRQGKVRYIGCSNIAAWQIAKSHGISQSMNLEKFVSVQPPYNLLARDIENELLPFCKSEGVGVVVYSPIARGLLSGKYKGPNDAPPESRAAHGEAKLQELLSQRNFDLIEKIRTIAEKTEMSMSQFALSWVLNQPIVTSAIVGASKMHHVTDAVEISDFIWSEELSEEINSIY from the coding sequence ATGCAATATAAGAGATTAGGTAATACAGGTTTAGAAGTCTCAACTCTGTGTTTAGGAACGATGGCATTTGGCCGCTGGATTGATGAAGAAGAATCAGGAACTATTATTAATACAGCATTAGATAACGGTATTAATTTTATTGATACAGCTAATTTTTACGGCAAAGGTCAGGATGCTGATTTTGTACACGGCACAGGGGCATCAGAGGAAATCATCGGACGTGCTTTAAAGGGGAAAAGAGATCAAGTGGTGTTGGCCACGAAAGTCGGATTGCCAATGGGAACTGGCAGGAATCATTCTGGACTTTCAAGAACACATATTATGAGAGAGGTTGAGAATTCTCTAAGTCGGTTGCAGACTGATTATATTGACTTGTATCAGATACATAGATTTGATCCCAACACACCGCTAGAAGAAACGTTACGAGCACTTGATGATATCGTTCGTCAGGGGAAAGTCCGCTATATCGGTTGTTCGAATATTGCGGCCTGGCAAATAGCTAAATCTCATGGCATTAGTCAAAGTATGAACCTTGAAAAATTTGTATCGGTACAGCCACCATATAATCTACTTGCTAGGGATATAGAGAACGAACTTTTGCCTTTTTGTAAGTCAGAAGGTGTAGGCGTTGTTGTTTACAGTCCAATAGCAAGAGGCCTTTTATCTGGTAAATATAAAGGACCTAATGATGCACCACCAGAAAGCCGGGCTGCACATGGAGAAGCGAAATTGCAGGAATTATTGTCACAACGCAATTTCGATCTTATTGAAAAAATTCGCACGATTGCTGAGAAAACAGAAATGTCCATGTCCCAATTTGCGCTGTCATGGGTTTTAAACCAACCGATAGTAACATCAGCTATTGTTGGTGCAAGCAAAATGCATCATGTAACTGATGCAGTAGAAATTAGTGACTTTATATGGTCTGAAGAGTTAAGCGAGGAGATAAATAGTATTTATTAG
- a CDS encoding putative quinol monooxygenase, which produces MMIIHAHIQVNPEHRDEFLEEVKIVIKHSQAEEGNISYQLFEHITEPNTFVMVEEWQDQAAIDYHFGTGHYKAYKQKTGGLLLKPALVKIFETTAKN; this is translated from the coding sequence ATGATGATTATACATGCTCATATTCAAGTAAATCCTGAGCATCGTGATGAATTTCTTGAAGAAGTAAAAATCGTGATTAAACATTCGCAAGCAGAGGAAGGGAATATTAGCTATCAATTATTTGAACATATAACTGAACCGAATACATTTGTAATGGTTGAAGAATGGCAGGATCAAGCTGCTATTGATTATCACTTTGGTACAGGACATTATAAGGCATATAAGCAGAAAACAGGTGGATTATTATTAAAGCCTGCCCTAGTAAAGATATTTGAAACAACAGCTAAAAATTAA
- a CDS encoding NADH-dependent flavin oxidoreductase produces MNSKYGPLLKSFEFPNGARLENRIVMAPMTNFSSNEDGTVSDTEVNYYARRAKGPGMVITACTYVTANGKGFHGEFAGHTDEMIPSLRRLATAIKEQGAKAILQIFHGGRMCPPELVPNGETVSASAVAPESQGGGGTLQVPKELTNDEILAIIHDFGETTRRAIEAGYDGVEIHGANGYLIQQFFSPHSNRREDHWGGSVEKRLTFPLAVVDEVQKVVNQHAEETFIVGYQFSPEEAETPGITMADTLVLIDALAKKNLDYLHISLQDYKSKPRRGVDDTRTRMEIIQDRIGSQVPVIGVGSILTVDDALDALQTGVPLIALGRELIIDPDWVIKVKEGRENEIETALDKNAQDRLVVPDPLWQAIVNTPGWFPMK; encoded by the coding sequence ATGAATTCAAAATATGGACCGCTATTAAAATCATTTGAATTTCCAAATGGTGCACGACTAGAAAATCGCATTGTCATGGCCCCGATGACTAATTTTTCTTCGAATGAAGATGGAACGGTATCGGATACAGAAGTAAACTACTATGCTCGTCGTGCAAAAGGACCAGGAATGGTTATCACGGCATGTACATATGTAACAGCAAATGGCAAAGGCTTTCATGGAGAGTTTGCGGGTCATACCGATGAAATGATCCCGAGTTTAAGAAGATTAGCAACCGCCATTAAAGAACAAGGTGCAAAAGCTATACTGCAAATCTTTCATGGCGGCAGGATGTGCCCACCTGAATTAGTACCAAATGGGGAAACTGTAAGCGCAAGTGCAGTTGCGCCAGAATCACAAGGTGGCGGAGGAACATTGCAGGTCCCTAAAGAATTAACCAATGATGAAATTCTAGCTATTATCCACGATTTTGGTGAAACAACAAGACGTGCGATTGAAGCCGGCTATGATGGAGTTGAAATACATGGTGCGAATGGTTACCTCATTCAACAATTTTTTTCTCCGCATTCTAATCGACGTGAGGATCATTGGGGAGGCTCAGTAGAAAAACGACTAACGTTTCCGTTAGCGGTTGTGGATGAGGTTCAAAAGGTTGTCAATCAGCATGCCGAGGAAACGTTTATCGTTGGCTACCAATTTTCACCAGAAGAAGCGGAAACACCTGGCATAACGATGGCAGATACACTTGTTTTAATCGATGCGTTAGCGAAGAAAAACTTAGATTATCTACATATTTCTTTGCAAGATTATAAATCGAAGCCTAGACGTGGCGTAGATGATACAAGGACTAGAATGGAAATCATCCAAGATCGAATAGGCAGTCAAGTGCCGGTAATAGGTGTCGGTTCAATTCTGACAGTGGACGATGCCCTCGATGCCCTACAAACAGGGGTACCATTAATTGCGCTAGGTCGTGAGCTTATTATTGATCCAGATTGGGTCATTAAAGTCAAAGAAGGCAGGGAAAACGAAATTGAAACAGCTTTGGATAAAAACGCTCAAGATCGTTTAGTGGTGCCAGACCCATTATGGCAAGCGATTGTTAACACACCGGGATGGTTTCCAATGAAGTGA
- a CDS encoding HD domain-containing protein: MRRVTLVELFKQPYTQKYLNRSGVAHAIAVAYHAYRLAIKSNVNPDLATKAALLHDIGHYEWYRNGKWDFEEYRKNDIHAIKGAERAHKLLIRLGEDRQNAKEIALAILLHTDSYLPQKLGNRTPLQVVVSKADEADEEPNGKHHYRKISYRTALKKIHELDQLIDSHLQYNSLEKTAD, translated from the coding sequence ATGAGAAGAGTTACACTTGTAGAGTTATTTAAACAGCCTTATACACAAAAGTATTTAAATCGCTCCGGAGTTGCTCATGCCATCGCTGTTGCCTATCATGCATACAGGCTCGCCATTAAATCCAATGTCAATCCCGATCTAGCTACAAAAGCTGCACTGCTCCATGATATTGGTCATTACGAATGGTATCGCAATGGTAAATGGGATTTTGAGGAGTATCGAAAAAACGATATCCATGCTATAAAAGGTGCTGAACGAGCACATAAATTACTAATTAGACTTGGTGAAGACCGCCAAAATGCAAAAGAAATAGCGCTGGCCATTTTACTTCATACTGATTCATACCTACCTCAAAAATTAGGTAATCGTACCCCCCTGCAGGTTGTTGTCTCCAAAGCTGACGAAGCGGATGAGGAACCAAATGGAAAACATCATTACCGAAAAATTTCGTATCGTACTGCACTTAAAAAAATCCACGAGCTTGATCAATTAATAGACTCACATTTACAATACAACTCATTAGAAAAGACTGCAGATTAA
- a CDS encoding YueI family protein, whose product MTDVNDYLEQGIHGPKEINKAERIRFLGTLRERVVVALKKSQVRESGVYQEVVDLMKQHPKAQLFLNGNMNYSFLKDYVKLATQYDIPYTLTTNLEDETDIGLVLAYDYAIDRDEIFIQKTYKYTLPENEDKGIAGFIKKIFK is encoded by the coding sequence GTGACAGATGTAAACGATTATTTAGAGCAAGGGATACATGGTCCTAAAGAAATTAACAAAGCAGAACGAATAAGGTTTCTGGGGACGTTACGCGAAAGAGTAGTCGTAGCTCTAAAAAAGTCACAAGTAAGGGAAAGCGGTGTTTATCAGGAAGTTGTTGACTTGATGAAACAACATCCAAAAGCTCAATTGTTCTTAAACGGTAATATGAACTATTCCTTTTTAAAGGATTATGTAAAACTAGCTACACAATACGATATCCCCTATACGCTAACAACTAATTTAGAAGATGAAACTGATATTGGTCTCGTTTTAGCGTATGATTACGCAATTGATCGCGATGAAATATTCATACAAAAAACCTATAAATATACATTACCAGAAAATGAAGATAAAGGAATAGCAGGATTTATTAAAAAAATTTTTAAATAG
- a CDS encoding GNAT family N-acetyltransferase, whose product MFFKLANEYETSQIVNWSLGLAEESSMGFIKNNQLMSLEMLTETLKKGGYYVVAVNGHEILGWIMLVIDRNFYSDEMVGFIYDLYVWPKYRKNRIGEQLINQALFIFKNTGLQKVNLNVFAGNPAKRMYEKLGFYEVTSLMEYRLN is encoded by the coding sequence ATGTTCTTTAAACTAGCAAATGAATATGAAACAAGCCAAATTGTAAACTGGTCATTAGGATTGGCAGAAGAAAGCTCAATGGGTTTTATAAAGAATAATCAATTAATGTCTTTAGAAATGTTAACAGAGACACTAAAAAAAGGTGGGTATTATGTCGTAGCAGTAAATGGTCACGAAATTCTTGGATGGATTATGTTAGTGATAGATCGTAATTTTTATTCTGATGAAATGGTCGGTTTTATATACGACCTATATGTGTGGCCCAAATATAGGAAGAATAGGATTGGTGAACAACTAATTAACCAAGCATTATTCATTTTTAAAAATACCGGCCTTCAAAAAGTCAACTTAAATGTGTTCGCAGGTAATCCCGCAAAAAGAATGTATGAAAAGCTTGGTTTTTATGAAGTAACATCATTAATGGAATATCGACTCAATTAA